Proteins encoded by one window of Clostridium perfringens:
- the potA gene encoding spermidine/putrescine ABC transporter ATP-binding protein: protein MKDNNIIELKGITKSYGKDTILDNLSLNIKKNEFLTLLGPSGCGKTTTLKIIAGFETADSGQVVFENNIINDIPPYERQLNTVFQKYALFPHMNVYENIAFGLKLKKMPKDVIDQKVKEMLKLVALEGYENRDIEALSGGQQQRVAIARALVNEPKVLLLDEPLGALDMKLRKGMQIELKRIQQKLGITFIFVTHDQEEALTMSDTIVVMNKGEIQQMGSPEDIYNEPANSFVAKFIGESNIVDGTMLDDFKVEFAGRIFNCVDKGFEKNEAIEVVIRPEDFEMVKYEEGMLKGTVTSVIFKGVHYEIEVKDENHTWILHNTKHAEIGSKIGLSLDPESIHIMKKESDV, encoded by the coding sequence TTGAAAGATAATAATATTATTGAATTAAAAGGAATAACTAAATCATATGGAAAAGATACAATTTTAGATAATCTTTCCCTAAATATAAAAAAGAATGAATTCCTAACTCTTTTAGGACCTAGTGGATGTGGTAAAACAACCACTTTAAAAATTATAGCTGGCTTTGAAACGGCAGATAGTGGCCAGGTGGTCTTTGAAAATAATATTATTAACGATATACCACCTTACGAAAGACAATTAAATACTGTATTCCAAAAATATGCTCTATTCCCTCATATGAATGTATATGAAAATATAGCTTTTGGATTAAAACTAAAAAAAATGCCTAAAGATGTTATAGATCAAAAAGTTAAGGAAATGCTTAAGTTAGTTGCCCTTGAAGGATATGAAAACAGAGATATTGAAGCCCTTAGTGGTGGTCAACAACAAAGGGTTGCCATAGCTAGAGCTTTAGTAAATGAACCAAAGGTACTTTTATTAGATGAGCCACTTGGTGCATTAGATATGAAACTTAGAAAAGGAATGCAAATAGAGCTTAAGAGAATTCAACAAAAATTAGGAATTACATTTATATTTGTAACTCATGATCAAGAAGAAGCTTTAACAATGTCAGATACAATAGTTGTTATGAATAAAGGTGAAATTCAACAAATGGGAAGCCCAGAAGATATATATAATGAACCTGCTAACTCATTTGTAGCAAAATTCATCGGTGAAAGTAATATAGTTGATGGAACTATGTTAGATGACTTTAAGGTTGAATTTGCTGGAAGAATATTTAACTGTGTTGATAAAGGTTTTGAAAAGAACGAAGCTATTGAAGTTGTAATAAGACCAGAGGATTTTGAAATGGTTAAATATGAAGAAGGTATGTTAAAAGGAACTGTTACTTCAGTTATATTTAAAGGTGTTCACTATGAAATAGAAGTAAAGGATGAAAACCACACTTGGATATTACACAATACAAAACATGCTGAAATAGGATCTAAAATAGGATTATCTCTTGATCCAGAAAGCATACACATAATGAAAAAAGAGAGTGATGTTTAA
- a CDS encoding ABC transporter permease: MKNRNKNLSFAAYPYVVWSAIFIVIPLLLIVFFSFTSKVDGRFVFSFENFQRLFEPIYFTVFIRSIWLAVLSTVSCLILGYPIAYIISKLPIKRRNMLILLFILPMWMNFLLRTYAWMAILGRDGLINTLLGYIGIGPIKMLYTDGAILLGMVYNFLPFMVIPIYTVLIKIDKNLVNAAYDLGANKAQAFRKIILPLSIPGIISGITMVFMPAVSNFVIPSLLGGGKYMLVGNLIEQQFTTIGNWNFGSALSIFMMILILISMAFMSKYEKNGKEGGKQLW, translated from the coding sequence ATGAAAAATAGAAATAAAAATTTATCATTTGCAGCTTATCCATACGTTGTATGGAGTGCTATATTCATAGTTATCCCTTTACTTTTAATAGTTTTCTTTAGTTTTACAAGTAAAGTTGATGGAAGATTTGTTTTCTCTTTTGAAAACTTCCAAAGATTATTTGAGCCAATATATTTTACTGTTTTTATACGTTCTATATGGCTTGCCGTTTTATCAACAGTTTCATGTTTAATTTTAGGTTATCCAATAGCTTATATAATTTCTAAATTACCTATAAAAAGAAGAAATATGTTAATACTTTTATTCATATTACCAATGTGGATGAACTTCTTACTTAGAACATATGCGTGGATGGCTATACTTGGTAGAGATGGACTTATTAATACTCTTTTAGGTTATATAGGAATAGGTCCAATTAAAATGCTATATACTGACGGAGCAATCTTACTTGGAATGGTATATAACTTCTTACCATTTATGGTTATACCAATATATACTGTACTTATAAAAATTGATAAAAACTTAGTTAATGCAGCTTATGACTTAGGTGCAAATAAAGCTCAAGCTTTTAGAAAAATTATTTTACCACTTAGTATTCCTGGAATAATCTCTGGAATAACTATGGTATTTATGCCAGCTGTTTCAAACTTCGTAATCCCAAGCCTTCTAGGTGGTGGAAAATACATGTTAGTTGGTAATCTTATAGAACAACAATTTACTACTATCGGTAACTGGAACTTCGGTTCTGCTTTATCAATCTTTATGATGATATTAATATTAATTTCAATGGCCTTTATGTCTAAATATGAAAAGAACGGAAAAGAAGGAGGTAAACAGCTATGGTAA
- a CDS encoding helix-turn-helix domain-containing protein, with amino-acid sequence MEIGDKIRRLRVAKQLTQEELANRCELSKGFISQLENDLTSPSIATLIDILDILGTNLTEFFSEDTNEKIAFSKDDMFETENEELKYNLMWLVPNAQKNDMEPIMITLEPGGQYIEEEPHEGEEFGYVLSGAIYLHLGDKKVKVRKGESFYFKPKANHYISNAGKISAKVIWISTPPSF; translated from the coding sequence TTGGAAATAGGAGATAAAATTAGACGTCTCAGAGTGGCCAAACAGTTGACTCAAGAAGAATTAGCAAATAGATGTGAATTATCTAAGGGATTTATTTCTCAGCTTGAGAATGACCTTACTTCTCCATCTATAGCTACATTAATAGATATATTAGATATATTAGGAACTAATTTAACGGAATTCTTTAGTGAAGATACTAATGAAAAGATAGCCTTCTCTAAGGATGATATGTTTGAAACTGAAAATGAAGAATTAAAATATAACCTTATGTGGTTAGTTCCAAATGCTCAAAAGAATGATATGGAACCTATAATGATAACGCTTGAACCTGGAGGACAATATATTGAAGAAGAGCCTCATGAGGGTGAGGAATTTGGGTATGTCCTATCTGGAGCAATATATCTTCATCTAGGAGACAAAAAAGTAAAAGTAAGAAAAGGCGAGAGTTTCTACTTTAAGCCCAAGGCTAATCATTATATTTCTAATGCAGGAAAAATTTCTGCAAAGGTTATATGGATAAGTACTCCACCATCATTTTAG
- a CDS encoding ABC transporter permease yields the protein MVKKLGDFISKFYLALVFIFLYAPIVTLMIFSFNKTKSMAVWGGFTFDWYSSLLENDRIIAALYYTVLIAVIASVVATVIGTISAIGINNMKKGPRTLLLNVNYLPVLNPDIVTGISLMTLFAIGGVLFNLKPGFWTMLLAHITFDIPYVILSVLPKLRQLPPNLTDAALDLGAKPSYALRKVVIPQIIPGIAAGFLIAFTMSIDDFVISFFTTGPGVSNLSIEIYSMARRGISPEINALSTLMFIVVLALLLIANRKQSLVKGER from the coding sequence ATGGTAAAAAAGTTAGGTGATTTTATTTCTAAATTTTATTTAGCCTTAGTATTTATATTTTTATATGCACCAATAGTAACACTTATGATATTTTCATTTAACAAAACAAAATCTATGGCTGTTTGGGGTGGCTTTACTTTTGATTGGTATAGCTCCCTACTTGAAAATGATAGAATAATAGCAGCTCTTTATTATACAGTTTTAATAGCAGTAATAGCCTCTGTTGTTGCTACAGTTATAGGAACTATAAGTGCTATAGGAATTAATAATATGAAAAAAGGTCCTAGAACCTTATTATTAAACGTAAACTATTTACCAGTATTAAATCCTGATATAGTTACAGGTATTTCATTAATGACTTTATTCGCTATTGGTGGAGTTTTATTTAATTTAAAACCTGGTTTTTGGACTATGCTTTTAGCTCACATAACATTTGATATTCCTTATGTTATATTATCTGTTTTACCTAAGCTAAGACAATTACCTCCAAATCTAACTGATGCGGCCTTAGATTTAGGAGCAAAACCATCTTACGCTTTAAGAAAGGTAGTAATTCCTCAAATAATACCTGGTATAGCTGCAGGATTCTTAATAGCATTTACAATGTCAATAGATGACTTTGTTATAAGTTTCTTCACTACAGGTCCTGGTGTTTCTAACCTTTCTATAGAAATTTATTCTATGGCTAGAAGAGGTATTTCTCCAGAAATAAATGCTCTTTCAACATTAATGTTTATAGTTGTCTTAGCATTACTTCTTATTGCTAATAGAAAACAATCTTTAGTAAAGGGGGAACGTTAA
- the yunB gene encoding sporulation protein YunB has protein sequence MYYVNKNKRKNIDFKKYLIITLLMIIACFLIFIYVFDKIIAPTVLLVSDSEMQAKTLDIINTNIAEVYTEKFNYNDVIKVQKDSSGAIKMINADTIKLNELATEVAIKSQRDIKEVGSIGVKMPIGYITKNNIMSYWGPSITVKMEPIGRVVVTYESLFESAGINQTRHKILVNVKTNLKIILPLQSKEVEVVNQIPISDTVIVGEVPNSMWGGNMLQGINEESREDTN, from the coding sequence TTGTATTATGTAAATAAAAATAAACGTAAAAATATAGATTTTAAAAAATATTTAATAATTACTTTATTAATGATTATTGCCTGTTTTTTAATTTTCATATATGTTTTTGATAAAATAATTGCACCTACAGTTTTACTTGTTTCAGATTCAGAAATGCAAGCTAAAACTTTAGATATTATAAACACTAATATTGCTGAGGTTTATACAGAAAAATTTAATTATAATGATGTAATAAAGGTTCAAAAAGATTCATCTGGGGCAATAAAAATGATTAATGCTGATACTATAAAATTAAATGAGTTAGCCACAGAGGTTGCCATAAAATCACAGAGGGATATAAAGGAAGTTGGATCCATAGGTGTAAAGATGCCAATTGGATATATAACAAAAAATAATATAATGTCTTATTGGGGTCCTAGTATAACTGTTAAAATGGAGCCTATAGGAAGAGTGGTAGTTACTTATGAGTCCTTATTTGAAAGTGCAGGAATAAATCAAACAAGGCATAAAATTTTAGTTAATGTAAAAACTAATCTTAAAATAATATTACCACTTCAATCAAAAGAGGTTGAAGTGGTAAATCAAATTCCAATTTCAGATACTGTCATAGTTGGAGAAGTTCCAAATAGCATGTGGGGTGGAAATATGCTACAAGGTATTAATGAAGAAAGTAGAGAAGATACAAATTAG
- a CDS encoding alanine/glycine:cation symporter family protein, translating into MEILNNLVVSFNDFLWGYILIILLIGAGLLFSFKTKFVQFRYIKEMFRLLGDGIGKSNKEKGGVSSFQAFCISTASRVGTGNIAGVAIAVAVGGPGAVFWMWLIALIGSASSFVESTLAQIYKTKDKDSFRGGPAYYMEKGLGKRWLGIIFSILITICFGFVFNAVQANTVSVAFNSAFGLSRGAIGIILAIVTALVIFGGIHRVAKVSEIIVPILAVLYILIAIIVLILNITEIPSVFKLIFESAFGIKQLTAGGLGAAVMQGIKRGLFSNEAGMGSAPNAAATADVTHPVKQGLIQTLGVFTDTLLICSCTAFIILLSGQYADSSLTGIELTQKALVSQIGPFGAYFIAICILLFAFSSIVGNFYYGQTNIEFIHTNKVLLNIYRILVIGMVLFGSIAKVDLVWNLADLFMGLMAILNIITILFLGKYSFLALKDYTAQKKAGIKEPVFKASSIPGLENVEEWQ; encoded by the coding sequence ATGGAAATACTTAATAACTTAGTAGTTAGTTTTAATGATTTTCTTTGGGGCTACATATTAATTATTTTATTAATAGGTGCAGGCCTTCTATTTTCTTTTAAAACTAAATTTGTTCAATTTAGATATATAAAAGAAATGTTCCGTTTATTAGGAGACGGTATAGGAAAGTCAAATAAAGAAAAAGGCGGAGTTTCTTCATTTCAGGCATTTTGTATAAGTACAGCTTCAAGAGTTGGTACTGGTAATATAGCGGGTGTTGCCATAGCCGTAGCTGTTGGTGGACCTGGGGCTGTTTTTTGGATGTGGCTTATAGCCTTAATAGGTTCTGCGTCTAGTTTCGTAGAAAGTACATTAGCTCAAATATATAAAACTAAGGATAAAGATTCTTTTAGAGGTGGTCCTGCCTATTACATGGAAAAAGGACTTGGAAAGAGATGGTTAGGAATTATATTCTCAATTCTTATTACAATCTGTTTTGGATTCGTATTTAATGCAGTTCAAGCTAACACAGTAAGTGTTGCATTCAATAGTGCTTTCGGACTTTCAAGAGGAGCAATTGGTATAATATTAGCAATAGTAACTGCTTTAGTTATCTTCGGTGGTATTCACAGAGTTGCTAAGGTTTCAGAAATAATAGTTCCAATTTTAGCGGTTCTTTATATTCTTATTGCTATTATAGTTTTAATTTTAAATATTACTGAAATTCCATCAGTTTTCAAACTTATATTTGAATCAGCCTTTGGAATAAAACAATTAACTGCCGGTGGACTTGGTGCCGCTGTTATGCAAGGTATTAAAAGAGGTTTATTCTCAAATGAAGCTGGTATGGGTAGTGCGCCAAATGCAGCTGCTACAGCAGATGTTACTCACCCAGTAAAACAAGGTTTAATTCAAACTTTAGGAGTATTTACTGATACATTATTAATTTGTTCTTGCACAGCATTTATAATACTTCTTTCAGGTCAATACGCTGATAGTTCTCTAACAGGTATAGAATTAACTCAAAAAGCTCTTGTATCTCAAATAGGACCTTTCGGAGCTTATTTCATAGCAATTTGTATATTATTATTTGCTTTTAGTTCTATTGTAGGTAACTTCTATTACGGTCAAACAAACATAGAGTTTATACACACTAATAAGGTATTATTAAATATATACAGAATACTTGTTATAGGTATGGTATTATTTGGTTCAATAGCAAAAGTAGATTTAGTTTGGAATTTAGCGGATCTTTTCATGGGATTAATGGCTATACTAAATATAATAACTATATTATTCCTTGGTAAATATTCTTTCCTTGCACTTAAGGACTATACAGCTCAAAAGAAAGCAGGAATTAAAGAGCCAGTATTTAAAGCATCTTCTATTCCTGGATTAGAGAATGTAGAAGAATGGCAATAA
- a CDS encoding transglycosylase domain-containing protein: MTERKREHKDRKQKKNSPKNQSKVTKFLKWFFIGILLLGITAVTVVGIYVLSIIRSSPELDVQAIQSLNQPSILYDDQGNFMDNVITREQRYVVKSEEIPDNLKKAFVAIEDERFYEHKGIDIKRIFGVIASNIKGKLSGSNTVQGASTITQQLIKNAVLTNEVSYERKIKEMYLALELEKHLSKDEILTTYLNTIPMGGYQYGVSAAAQRFFSKNVSDLNLVECAYLGGLTQAPTSYDGLSEANKENPSRYLNRTKSVLFKMHELGYISSEQYNDAINEIDTNGIKFTPNNKLSKTNFEWFTRPAITQVKQDLMNKYKYTQEEVDKLIANGGLKIYTSMDRNLQNNVQKVLDDPNNYKAITNNPNEKNEDGVYKLQASATIIDYKTGHVKALVGGRGEQPAMSHNRAYYDLKSIGSATKPLTVYGPAIDLGLGGAGSVVNDSPLSNKELSSTGYKDQPKNEYNSYRGPLTFREAIKISSNLAAIKVANEVGVSNSIAYGEKLGLVYGPHSRGISTTALGQFQNDPNNPDGGNTYTLASAFGVFGNNGVKTNAKLYTKVLDSHGNVILDTSTPEETKIFSPQASYIVYDMLKDQVESGSAKPAKFGNIPVAGKTGTTTGDKDYLFAGLTPYYSAAIWIGYDKPREMRTSSGTVTSPIFGKIMGLAHKDLQYKEVEQPSGISKIAVCMDSGLKPTSLCTQDPRGSRVYYDWFINGSAPTQYCNYHTNLHVNAPDTNDNNNSGANEGNKQQETKPEEVKPNENNNNKPNEQNPNNKPDNTPANGNNNTNNNGGGNVTPPQNQTENNTNNGVITPPQAGNNQNQNGQNNNITQ, encoded by the coding sequence ATGACTGAAAGAAAAAGAGAGCATAAAGATAGAAAGCAGAAGAAAAATTCACCTAAAAATCAATCGAAAGTAACAAAATTTTTGAAATGGTTCTTTATAGGGATTCTGCTTCTAGGGATAACTGCCGTAACAGTAGTTGGAATTTACGTTCTTTCTATTATACGTTCATCTCCAGAGTTAGATGTTCAGGCAATTCAATCTCTAAATCAGCCATCCATTCTTTACGATGATCAGGGAAACTTTATGGATAATGTTATAACTCGTGAACAACGTTATGTAGTTAAATCTGAAGAGATACCTGATAACTTAAAAAAGGCTTTTGTAGCTATTGAAGACGAAAGATTTTATGAGCATAAAGGAATAGACATTAAAAGAATTTTTGGGGTAATAGCTTCTAATATTAAAGGTAAACTTTCAGGAAGTAATACGGTTCAAGGGGCTTCAACTATAACTCAGCAACTTATAAAAAATGCCGTACTTACTAATGAAGTTAGTTATGAAAGAAAAATTAAAGAAATGTACTTAGCTTTGGAATTAGAAAAGCACCTTTCAAAAGATGAAATCCTTACTACGTATTTAAATACAATTCCTATGGGTGGATACCAATATGGGGTTAGCGCAGCTGCTCAAAGATTTTTTAGTAAGAATGTTTCAGATTTGAATTTAGTTGAGTGCGCTTATTTAGGAGGACTTACTCAAGCACCAACTTCTTATGATGGTCTTTCAGAGGCAAATAAAGAAAATCCAAGTAGATATTTAAATAGAACTAAATCTGTACTATTTAAAATGCATGAACTTGGATATATTTCAAGTGAACAATATAATGACGCAATAAATGAAATTGACACAAATGGTATAAAATTCACACCAAATAATAAATTAAGTAAAACTAACTTTGAGTGGTTCACAAGACCAGCTATAACTCAAGTTAAACAAGACTTAATGAATAAATATAAATATACACAAGAGGAAGTTGACAAACTTATAGCTAATGGTGGATTAAAAATCTATACTTCTATGGATAGAAATCTTCAAAATAATGTTCAAAAAGTTTTAGATGATCCAAATAACTATAAAGCTATAACTAATAATCCTAATGAAAAAAATGAAGATGGTGTTTATAAATTACAAGCATCTGCCACAATAATAGACTATAAAACAGGCCATGTTAAGGCTTTAGTTGGAGGAAGAGGGGAACAACCTGCTATGTCTCACAATAGAGCTTATTATGATTTAAAATCTATAGGTTCTGCAACAAAACCATTAACAGTTTATGGTCCTGCTATTGATTTAGGACTTGGTGGCGCTGGCTCTGTAGTAAATGATTCTCCATTAAGTAATAAAGAATTATCTTCTACAGGATATAAAGATCAACCTAAGAATGAATACAATAGTTATAGAGGTCCTTTAACTTTTAGAGAAGCAATTAAAATCTCTAGTAACTTAGCAGCCATAAAAGTTGCTAACGAAGTAGGTGTTTCAAACTCTATAGCTTATGGAGAAAAATTAGGTCTTGTTTATGGACCTCATTCTAGAGGTATTTCCACAACAGCCTTAGGTCAATTCCAAAATGACCCTAATAATCCTGATGGAGGAAATACTTATACTCTAGCTTCAGCCTTCGGTGTTTTTGGTAATAACGGTGTTAAAACAAATGCTAAATTATATACAAAGGTATTAGATTCTCATGGAAATGTAATTCTTGATACAAGTACTCCAGAAGAAACTAAAATATTTAGTCCTCAAGCGTCTTATATAGTTTATGATATGCTTAAGGATCAAGTAGAAAGTGGCTCTGCAAAACCTGCTAAATTTGGTAATATTCCTGTGGCGGGTAAAACAGGAACTACCACTGGAGATAAAGACTATTTATTTGCAGGATTAACTCCATATTATTCTGCGGCTATTTGGATTGGATATGATAAGCCTAGAGAAATGAGAACTAGTAGTGGTACTGTTACCTCTCCTATTTTCGGAAAAATAATGGGCTTAGCTCATAAAGACTTACAGTACAAAGAGGTTGAACAACCTAGTGGAATAAGCAAGATTGCAGTATGTATGGATTCTGGTCTTAAACCTACTTCCCTTTGTACTCAAGACCCTAGAGGCAGTAGAGTTTATTATGATTGGTTTATTAATGGTTCTGCTCCTACTCAATATTGTAATTATCATACAAATTTACATGTAAATGCTCCTGATACAAATGATAATAATAATTCTGGAGCAAATGAAGGAAATAAACAACAAGAAACTAAACCTGAAGAAGTTAAACCTAACGAAAATAATAATAATAAACCAAATGAACAAAATCCAAATAATAAGCCTGATAATACACCAGCTAATGGTAATAATAACACTAATAATAACGGAGGTGGAAATGTGACTCCTCCTCAAAATCAAACAGAAAACAATACAAATAATGGAGTTATTACTCCACCTCAAGCTGGAAATAACCAAAATCAAAACGGTCAAAACAACAACATTACGCAATAG
- a CDS encoding GNAT family N-acetyltransferase has translation MIQKRNCYRREGRKVYIRTPYLEELGYTEKLWGDMESMTDVGKTISFPRYKWDSFYKKMVSPTDGRNLYCLVFDYNDNPVGEASFHGYDSITKTARLNVRIENSHRGKGYGSESVHLILECFFNEFGGLYMLDTVSLDENRERLEKIGFKIMYKNKDGYSYRLSKDDFNSQIKDLKERKFGIFIYDKMVVSTVISFLEIFHDINKSLDKEIISVELIGTQRNIIKDKIYDIKFENIKSVEEVDLDVIIVPGSKSNKFYENDDFEKLLNNINGCETVCVLGNSIIPFIKNKFLRGLKAYYSKEWVEFIKEEIALTSYSDEDIIDNGRLIMVKKKSCEIEGIKYIIKKLFGESVLNRFDL, from the coding sequence GTGATACAAAAAAGAAACTGTTATAGGAGAGAGGGAAGAAAAGTTTATATAAGAACACCATATTTAGAAGAACTAGGGTATACTGAAAAGCTATGGGGAGATATGGAGAGTATGACCGATGTAGGCAAAACAATATCTTTTCCAAGGTATAAGTGGGATAGTTTTTATAAAAAGATGGTGAGTCCTACAGATGGAAGAAATCTGTATTGCTTGGTTTTTGATTATAATGATAATCCAGTGGGGGAAGCAAGCTTTCATGGATATGACTCTATAACTAAAACTGCTAGGTTAAATGTTAGGATAGAAAATTCACATAGGGGAAAAGGTTATGGAAGTGAATCGGTACATCTTATCTTAGAATGTTTTTTCAATGAATTTGGTGGCTTATATATGCTAGATACGGTTTCGTTAGATGAGAACAGAGAAAGACTTGAAAAAATTGGTTTCAAGATTATGTATAAAAATAAAGATGGTTATTCATATAGATTATCTAAGGATGATTTTAATAGTCAAATCAAAGACTTAAAAGAGAGAAAGTTTGGAATATTTATTTATGATAAGATGGTAGTAAGCACAGTAATATCTTTCTTAGAAATTTTTCATGATATAAATAAATCATTAGATAAAGAAATAATTTCAGTAGAGTTAATAGGGACACAACGTAATATAATAAAAGATAAAATATATGATATCAAATTTGAAAATATAAAATCTGTAGAAGAAGTAGATTTAGATGTTATAATTGTTCCAGGAAGTAAGAGCAATAAGTTCTATGAAAATGATGACTTTGAAAAACTTTTAAATAATATCAATGGATGTGAAACTGTTTGTGTTCTAGGAAATAGTATAATTCCATTTATAAAAAATAAATTTTTAAGAGGTTTAAAAGCGTATTATTCTAAGGAGTGGGTTGAATTTATAAAGGAAGAAATCGCCTTAACATCTTATTCTGATGAAGATATTATTGATAATGGAAGACTTATAATGGTTAAGAAAAAATCCTGTGAAATAGAAGGAATAAAATACATAATTAAAAAGTTGTTTGGAGAATCTGTATTAAATAGATTTGATTTATAG
- the hpt gene encoding hypoxanthine phosphoribosyltransferase — translation MEDKNRNILLSEEQIKEQIAIVGKKLTEDYKDKNLYVLSLLRGSFIFAADLVRAIDTKAQIGFMTTSSYGHGEESTGIVKVVNDIPDNIEGLDVLIVDDIIDSGITMDFVINHVKSLGAKSVKTCTLLDKPSRRKVDLKPDYCCFEIEDLFVVGYGLNYGDHYRNIPYIFNWEK, via the coding sequence ATGGAAGATAAGAACAGAAATATACTACTTTCTGAAGAGCAAATTAAAGAACAAATAGCTATTGTAGGTAAAAAATTAACTGAAGATTATAAGGATAAAAACCTTTATGTTTTATCTTTATTAAGAGGAAGTTTCATATTTGCAGCGGATTTAGTTAGAGCAATAGATACTAAAGCTCAAATAGGATTTATGACTACTTCAAGTTATGGCCATGGTGAAGAAAGTACTGGTATAGTCAAAGTTGTAAATGATATTCCTGATAATATTGAAGGCTTAGATGTCTTAATCGTTGATGATATCATAGATTCAGGTATAACAATGGATTTTGTTATAAACCATGTTAAATCACTAGGAGCTAAATCAGTTAAAACTTGCACTCTTTTAGACAAACCTTCTAGAAGAAAAGTTGATTTAAAACCAGACTATTGTTGTTTTGAAATAGAGGACTTATTCGTTGTTGGTTACGGATTAAACTATGGTGATCATTATAGAAATATCCCTTACATATTTAACTGGGAAAAATAA